The Streptomyces camelliae genome window below encodes:
- a CDS encoding N,N-dimethylformamidase beta subunit family domain-containing protein: MASEHIRRWESGALAHAVTDPFGQGPVPWLRGSETYFDDTGHVVPWYVDPSPQQPTGVRPAPGSTPGPAPRVPGPRSADDVHRQIKGFTSTGAVAPGEAIDFRVTVDPPQEFSVDIYRIGHYGGDGAKKITTSPRLSGIVQPAPLTADRTVSCHHWWLSWRLQVPAHWHIGAYVAVLTTVDGYRSHVPFTVRDDHPADLLLLLPDITWQAYNLYPEDGRTGASLYHAWDERGRLLGEADAATTVSFDRPYAGAGLPLHVGHAYDFIRWAERYGYDLAYADARDLHAGRVDPTRYRGLVFPGHDEYWSVPMRRAVEDARDRGTSLVFLSANTMYWQVELGPSPAGDPDRLLTCRKRKGPGRPVLWREVDRPEQQLVGIQYAGRVPEPAPLIVRNAGHWLWEATGAHEGDAIDGLVAGEADRYFPRTPLPEHDERILLAHSPYIDTAGALRHQETSLYRAPSGAWVFASGTFAWSPALDRPEHVDPRIQRTTANLLDRICKRD, from the coding sequence ATGGCCTCGGAGCACATCCGCCGCTGGGAATCCGGAGCACTCGCGCACGCCGTCACGGACCCCTTCGGCCAGGGCCCGGTGCCCTGGCTGCGCGGCAGTGAGACCTACTTCGACGACACCGGCCACGTCGTGCCCTGGTACGTCGACCCGAGCCCGCAGCAGCCCACCGGCGTGCGCCCCGCCCCAGGCTCCACTCCCGGCCCCGCCCCCCGGGTGCCCGGCCCCCGCTCGGCCGACGACGTGCACCGCCAGATCAAGGGCTTCACCTCCACCGGCGCGGTCGCCCCCGGCGAGGCGATCGACTTCCGCGTCACGGTCGACCCGCCGCAGGAGTTCAGCGTCGACATCTACCGGATCGGCCACTACGGCGGCGACGGCGCGAAGAAGATCACCACCAGCCCCCGGCTGTCCGGCATCGTCCAGCCCGCGCCGCTGACCGCCGACCGCACGGTCTCCTGCCACCACTGGTGGCTCTCCTGGCGGCTGCAGGTGCCCGCCCACTGGCACATCGGCGCCTACGTGGCCGTCCTCACCACCGTCGACGGCTACCGCTCCCACGTGCCCTTCACGGTCCGCGACGACCACCCCGCCGACCTGCTCCTGCTGCTGCCGGACATCACCTGGCAGGCGTACAACCTCTACCCGGAGGACGGCCGCACCGGCGCCAGTCTCTACCACGCCTGGGACGAGCGGGGCCGACTGCTCGGCGAGGCCGACGCGGCGACCACGGTCTCCTTCGACCGGCCGTACGCGGGCGCGGGCCTCCCGCTCCACGTCGGCCACGCCTACGACTTCATCCGCTGGGCCGAGCGCTACGGCTACGACCTCGCCTACGCCGACGCCCGCGATCTGCACGCGGGCCGCGTCGACCCCACCCGCTACCGGGGCCTGGTCTTCCCCGGCCACGACGAGTACTGGTCGGTGCCGATGCGCCGGGCCGTCGAGGACGCCCGCGACCGGGGCACCTCACTGGTCTTCCTGTCCGCCAACACCATGTACTGGCAGGTCGAGTTGGGCCCGTCCCCGGCCGGCGACCCGGACCGGCTGCTGACCTGCCGCAAGCGCAAGGGCCCCGGAAGGCCGGTGCTGTGGCGGGAGGTCGACCGGCCCGAGCAGCAGCTCGTCGGCATCCAGTACGCGGGCCGGGTGCCCGAGCCCGCCCCGCTGATCGTCCGCAACGCCGGCCACTGGCTGTGGGAGGCGACCGGCGCGCACGAGGGCGACGCGATCGACGGCCTGGTCGCCGGCGAGGCCGACCGCTACTTCCCGCGCACCCCGCTGCCCGAGCACGACGAGCGCATCCTGCTCGCCCACTCCCCCTACATCGACACCGCCGGTGCCCTGCGCCACCAGGAGACCTCCCTGTACCGCGCCCCGTCCGGCGCCTGGGTCTTCGCCTCCGGCACCTTCGCCTGGTCCCCGGCCCTGGACCGCCCCGAGCATGTGGACCCCCGCATCCAGCGCACCACGGCGAATCTCCTGGACCGCATCTGCAAACGCGACTGA
- a CDS encoding phosphoribosylaminoimidazolesuccinocarboxamide synthase — protein sequence MSGFVEKPEPIQVPGLVHLHTGKVRELYQNEAGDLVMVASDRMSAYDWVLPTEIPDKGRVLTQLSLWWFDQLRDLAPNHVISTDVPEGAPEDWAGRTLICKSLRMIPVECVARGYLTGSGLLEYSESRTVCGLALPEGLVDGSELPAPIFTPATKAEVGEHDENVSYEEVARQVGADTAAQLRQATLAVYSRARDIARDRGIILADTKFEFGFDGDTLVLADEVLTPDSSRFWPADQWEPGRAQPSYDKQFVRDWLTSAASGWDRKSEQPPPPLPEEVVQQTRQKYVEAYERLTGLSWA from the coding sequence GTGTCCGGATTCGTAGAAAAGCCCGAGCCGATTCAGGTTCCGGGCCTGGTGCACCTGCACACCGGAAAGGTGCGCGAGCTGTACCAGAACGAGGCGGGCGACCTCGTGATGGTCGCCAGCGACCGCATGTCCGCCTACGACTGGGTGCTGCCCACGGAGATCCCCGACAAGGGCCGCGTCCTCACCCAGCTCTCCCTGTGGTGGTTCGACCAGCTCCGTGATCTCGCCCCGAACCACGTCATCAGCACCGACGTGCCCGAGGGCGCCCCGGAGGACTGGGCGGGCCGCACCCTGATCTGCAAGTCCCTGCGGATGATCCCGGTCGAGTGCGTGGCCCGCGGCTACCTCACCGGCTCGGGCCTGCTGGAGTACAGCGAGTCCCGTACGGTCTGCGGCCTCGCCCTCCCCGAGGGGCTCGTCGACGGCTCGGAGCTGCCCGCCCCGATCTTCACCCCGGCCACCAAGGCCGAGGTCGGCGAGCACGACGAGAACGTCTCCTACGAGGAGGTCGCCCGCCAGGTCGGCGCCGACACCGCAGCCCAGCTGCGCCAGGCCACCCTCGCGGTGTACTCCCGCGCCCGGGACATCGCCCGCGACCGGGGCATCATCCTGGCCGACACCAAGTTCGAGTTCGGTTTCGACGGCGACACCCTCGTCCTCGCCGACGAGGTCCTCACCCCGGACTCCTCCCGCTTCTGGCCGGCCGACCAGTGGGAGCCGGGCCGTGCGCAGCCGTCGTACGACAAGCAGTTCGTGCGGGACTGGCTGACCTCGGCGGCCTCCGGCTGGGACCGGAAGAGCGAGCAGCCCCCGCCGCCGCTGCCGGAGGAGGTCGTCCAGCAGACCCGGCAGAAGTACGTGGAGGCGTACGAGCGCCTGACCGGGCTGAGCTGGGCGTAA
- a CDS encoding histone-like nucleoid-structuring protein Lsr2: MAQKVVVTLFDDIDGSEAAETIAFGLDGKSYEIDLNASNAKKLRKALAPYVEAGRKRSRSGKAYKQTEVAPDPAAVRAWAQANKMDVPARGRIPKKVYEAFSAAQ; encoded by the coding sequence GTGGCGCAAAAGGTCGTGGTCACTCTCTTTGACGACATCGACGGCTCGGAAGCGGCGGAAACGATCGCCTTCGGACTCGACGGCAAGTCGTACGAGATCGACCTCAACGCATCCAACGCCAAGAAACTGCGTAAGGCGCTCGCGCCCTATGTCGAGGCCGGCCGCAAGCGGTCGCGGTCCGGGAAGGCGTACAAGCAGACGGAGGTCGCCCCCGACCCGGCGGCCGTCCGCGCCTGGGCCCAGGCCAACAAGATGGACGTACCGGCCCGCGGACGCATCCCCAAGAAGGTCTACGAGGCCTTCAGCGCCGCGCAGTGA
- the purS gene encoding phosphoribosylformylglycinamidine synthase subunit PurS has translation MARVVVDVMLKPEILDPQGQAVQRALPRLGFDGISDVRQGKRFELEVDGPVDEAALARIHDLAESFLANTVIEDFTVKVEEAAEVAEAAK, from the coding sequence GTGGCACGCGTCGTAGTCGACGTCATGCTCAAGCCGGAGATCCTCGACCCCCAGGGCCAGGCGGTCCAGCGTGCGCTGCCGCGCCTGGGTTTCGACGGGATCTCGGACGTCCGCCAGGGAAAGCGTTTCGAACTGGAAGTTGACGGGCCGGTCGACGAGGCCGCGCTCGCCCGCATCCACGATCTTGCGGAATCCTTCCTCGCCAACACCGTGATCGAGGACTTCACCGTCAAGGTGGAAGAGGCCGCGGAAGTCGCGGAGGCGGCGAAGTGA
- the purQ gene encoding phosphoribosylformylglycinamidine synthase subunit PurQ yields the protein MTARIGVVTFPGSLDDRDTQRAIRLAGAEPVALWHKDKDLKQVDAVVLPGGFSYGDYLRAGAISRFSPVMESVIEQAKAGLPVLGICNGFQVLTEAHLLPGAMLGNDHLHFICRDQKLRVENAETSWTGDYRQGQEIHIPLKNMDGRYVADEYTLDKLEAEGRVVFRYLDFNPNGSLRDIAGITNEAGNVVGLMPHPEHAVEPLIGTGRTDGLPFFTSILKKLVNA from the coding sequence GTGACCGCTCGTATTGGCGTCGTCACTTTCCCCGGGAGCCTGGACGACCGGGACACGCAGCGCGCGATCCGCCTCGCGGGCGCCGAGCCGGTCGCCCTGTGGCACAAGGACAAGGACCTCAAGCAGGTCGACGCCGTGGTGCTGCCCGGCGGTTTCTCCTACGGCGACTATCTGCGGGCCGGTGCCATCTCCCGGTTCTCGCCGGTGATGGAGTCCGTGATCGAGCAGGCGAAGGCCGGCCTGCCGGTCCTCGGCATCTGCAACGGCTTCCAGGTCCTCACCGAGGCCCACCTCCTCCCGGGCGCGATGCTCGGCAACGACCACCTCCACTTCATCTGCCGCGACCAGAAGCTGCGGGTGGAGAACGCGGAGACCTCCTGGACCGGCGACTACCGCCAGGGCCAGGAGATCCACATCCCGCTGAAGAACATGGACGGCCGGTACGTCGCCGACGAGTACACCCTCGACAAGCTGGAGGCGGAGGGCCGGGTCGTCTTCCGATACCTCGACTTCAACCCCAACGGCTCGCTGCGGGACATCGCCGGCATCACCAACGAGGCCGGGAACGTCGTAGGCCTCATGCCGCACCCGGAGCACGCCGTCGAGCCGCTGATCGGCACCGGCCGCACCGACGGCCTCCCCTTCTTCACCTCGATCCTCAAGAAGCTGGTCAACGCATGA